The genomic window AACTCCGAGGCGAAGACACCGGCGTAGTCGCTACTGGGCCCGAAGGCGTTCGCGATGGCCTGCGCCTGGGCTATGCCCAGTTGATCGAGCGGCAATCCCGGGATGGCGGTGTCTATCCAGCCCGCGGCGTTCGCCGCCGTCTGGCCGTGCCGGACGAAGTCGATGATGATCGACTGCCCAGTACCGCCGGTGCCGGTGCCGGTGCCCCCGGTTCCCAGGAGCCAGCCACCCCGCCCGGTGGGCGCCGCCCCCGCACCGAGGCCGCCGTCGCCGAACAGGAGGGCCTGGCCACCGGCGCCTCCTAGGCCGCCGGGACCGCCCGGGCCGCCATTGCCCATCAACCACCCGCCGGCGCCACCCATGCCGCCGGTTCCACCGCCGAAACCGGCTCCGCCCGGGCCACCGTTGCCGATCAGTCCGGCATTGCCGCCGTTGCCCCCGGCTGCGGTCCCCCCGGTGGGGCTGTATCCGGCACCGCCATCGCCGAACAGCAATCCTCCGGCGCCGCCGGTGGGCGTGGCCGCCGTTCCTGCGGCGCCATTGCCGATCAACGCGCGCCCGAACAGGACGTTGGTCGGTGTGTTGATGATCGGGTCGAGCACCTGGCCGAGTGGACTGGTGATCCACGCTTGACCCGCGGTGTGCACCGGACCGTAAACCCAGCTCTGGAAACCCGCGGCGATGGTGGCCTCGGTACCGGCGTACGACGCCGCCGCCGCACTCAAGGCACCCACGAACTGCTCGTGATATGCCGCCGCCTGCGCAGCCGCCAGCTGATACTCCTGCGCATGCGAGCCGAACAGGGTCGCGATGGCGGCGGAGACCTCGTCCGCGGCCGCGGCTAGGACCCCGGTCGTCGGAAGCGCTGCAACCAGATTGGTGGCGCTGACCGCGGAGCCGATCTGGGCTACCTCGGTGGCAACGCTCTCCAAAATGGCCGGCGCCACGAGCACAGCTGACATCGGCGACCCCCAGTGATATGGCGTAAAGCCATCATGGAGGCGAACACCGGAAAAATGGCAGGAATTGCGCCAATGTCCGGTCGGCCGTGTCGGGCCGGATCAGTAGTGCGTCAGTACAGAGGCACCCAGACTCCGAAGAACCAGTAACCCCAACCGCCGTACTGCCAGTTGAAGACCGGGAAGACGGTGAAAGTGTTGTAGTTGAACCGGCCGAAGTCGTTCCGCGCGTAGCCCAGGTCACGCGGCGCGCCGTAGTACGGGCGGTTCCAGCCACCGGGAGGCGGCGGGCCGTTCCAGCCACCGGGAGGCGGTGGGCCGTACCAGTTTGGCGGCGGGTGGCCGGGAGCCGGGCCGTCGTTCCAGCCCCAGCCCCGCTGCGGCGGTGGCGGTGGCGCGCCCCGGCCGGGATAGGCGAAGCCGTAAGCGTCGGTGGGGCCGCCGAACTGGTTGCTGGCGCGCTCCAGGTTCGCCCGCGGGATGTATGGCGGGTGCGGCGGCTGCGTCGGCTGCGCGTTGATGATCACGTTAATCTGCACGGCCGCCGCCGAAGAGGTGGTAGTCGTCGTCTGCCCAGCGGGGGTGGTGGTCGACCCGGCGCTCGGTGACGTGGTGCTCTGTCCGGCCGGGGTGGTGGTCTGCCCGCTCGGCGAGGTGGTGGTTCCGGCCGACTCGGTGGTGGTCTGAACGCTCGACGTGGTCGTCTGCGAGGAGGGCGTGGTCGTCTGCGGTGCCGTCGTGGTGGGCGGTGCCGTCGTCGTCGGCGCGGCCGTCGTGGTCTGCGGTGCCGCGGTGGTGGTCTGGGGTGCGGCGCTCGTGGTCTGCGGTGCCGCCGTGGTCGCGGGTGCAGTGGTCTGCGGAGCCGTCGGGCTCTGCGCCGTAGGCGGCGCCGGGCTTGCCGACGTTTCGGGCGCCAACGGAATCGGCGGGCTCATCGGAGCCGAGTTGGCCGACGGATCCAGCGTCAAAGCGGCGACGACACTGGCCGCGACCGCTGCTGCGCTGACGACACGTTTCATGGGCATTGCTGCGTCCCCTCCTGGGCTTGGCCTCGACGTACTGCCGCTACGGGCAGGTCACGCTCATCTCGAAGGACTTGGTCACCGACTTCGGCTGGTCCGGGTTGCTCATGTCGACACCTGACGCGGTGCCTTTGATGCCGTACGCCTTGCCGTCCACCGCGGCTCCGGCGTTGGTGCCCTGATTGGGCGCGGCGTCAGAGAAGCCCAGCGTGATGCCGTTGACGTTGCCGAGTCCGACCGAATGCACGATGGGCGGGTTGTCGGTGCTGACCACCGCGCCGACACCGTTGGCCACATCACCGATTCCGATATTGATGGTGTTGCCCGACGTCGTGCATGTCACCGGACCGGAGACGTTGACCTGCTGACCGTCGACAACGACCTTCGGAGCGGGTGCACCTGCCGACGGAGCTCCCTGCGACCCCTGGTCGGACTTCTTGCTGGAACAACCGGCGCACGCCCCCACGACCACAGCCGCGCTGACCACACCGACCAAAACCCCACGCTTCACCACTGCTTTGCTTGTCACTGGTGTCGCTCACCCTTCGTGTCGTCGTCCCGCCCGCCGAGCACACAATTTCTCCGCGGGTACCCAACGGCCGAGAAGTGCAAACCGACTCGGGCAACTCAGTGTGCTGTACCGACCGCTGGGAGGCAAGGTGGTCGCCATGACGGTCAACGGGTAGGGCGACGTGAACATCAGTGAGAGATCGGTTTGCCACGGGTGTTGATCAGGCTTCTCACCGGTTGGCATGGCGCTCAAGGAAATTCAGCACGGCCTCGGCGAAGATGTCGTTACGGTCGCCGGCGACCATGTGGCCCGCGCCGCGGACGTCGGTGAACTCCACCTGCGGGAACCGGGCGAGGAATTCGTCGGCGCTGTTCTGGCTGACCAAGTCGCTCATCTGGCCGCGAATGAGCAGCATCGGCACACCGTCGCGCAGGATCCGTTCGACAGCGGCATACATCCGATCCACATCGGTGACCTCGATCGGCGGGAATGCCGCTGTGCCGCTGATGAACTGCGGATCCCAGTGCCAATACCACCGATCACCGCGCCGGCGCAGGTTGGTGGTCAGGCCTTGCAGATCGGTGGGCCGCGGGCGATGCGGGTTGTATTCGGCGATCGCGTCAGCGACCTCTTCCAGCGAGCCGAATCCGGACTTGACGCGGTCGGCCATGAAGGCATGTATCCGGTTGGCACCGGACTGGTTCATGTTGGGCACGATGTCGACCAGTACGACCGCGCTCGCGATGCCCGGTGAGCGCTCCCCCGCCAACAGCATCGAGGTGAAGCCCCCCAGCGATGCGCCGACCAGCACCGGTTCCGGCGGCAGGTCATGCAGCACTTCATGCACGTCCGCGGCGAAGCTGGCGACCCGGTAGTCACCGTCGCTCGACCAGTCCGATTCGCCGTGTCCCCGCAAGTCCACGGTGACCGCCTGCCACCCACGCTTGGCCACGGCGGCCGCCGCGCGTCCCCACGAGCGCCGGGTCTGCCCGCCCCCGTGCAGGAACACCACCGCTCGCGATTGCGGATCACCGAGTCGATCCGCCACGATGCGGACACCGCCGGTCGCGTGGGTGACAAACGGTTGCGCCGCCATGGCGTCAGTGGCCATCAGCAAATACTAG from Mycobacterium kubicae includes these protein-coding regions:
- a CDS encoding PE domain-containing protein, with product MSAVLVAPAILESVATEVAQIGSAVSATNLVAALPTTGVLAAAADEVSAAIATLFGSHAQEYQLAAAQAAAYHEQFVGALSAAAASYAGTEATIAAGFQSWVYGPVHTAGQAWITSPLGQVLDPIINTPTNVLFGRALIGNGAAGTAATPTGGAGGLLFGDGGAGYSPTGGTAAGGNGGNAGLIGNGGPGGAGFGGGTGGMGGAGGWLMGNGGPGGPGGLGGAGGQALLFGDGGLGAGAAPTGRGGWLLGTGGTGTGTGGTGQSIIIDFVRHGQTAANAAGWIDTAIPGLPLDQLGIAQAQAIANAFGPSSDYAGVFASELIRTQQTAAALTNSFGVLPGLNEISAGYFDGLPQISPAGLLYLVGPVAWTLGFPLFPMLAPGSTDINGIVFNRGFTSAMETIYGNALAHPVPSNTSVAYSSAFTIEAGTMMNVNNPDFWLMLTHPVLPNVGTVVVQGDPAGGWNLVSWDGIPVGPASLPTKLFVDVRNLITAPQYAAYDIGASLFSGDPTTILSTVRDGVDQVGAAIVHFPAAVAHDLVGV
- a CDS encoding MAP_0585 family protein; the protein is MPMKRVVSAAAVAASVVAALTLDPSANSAPMSPPIPLAPETSASPAPPTAQSPTAPQTTAPATTAAPQTTSAAPQTTTAAPQTTTAAPTTTAPPTTTAPQTTTPSSQTTTSSVQTTTESAGTTTSPSGQTTTPAGQSTTSPSAGSTTTPAGQTTTTTSSAAAVQINVIINAQPTQPPHPPYIPRANLERASNQFGGPTDAYGFAYPGRGAPPPPPQRGWGWNDGPAPGHPPPNWYGPPPPGGWNGPPPPGGWNRPYYGAPRDLGYARNDFGRFNYNTFTVFPVFNWQYGGWGYWFFGVWVPLY
- a CDS encoding lipoprotein LpqH, with amino-acid sequence MKRGVLVGVVSAAVVVGACAGCSSKKSDQGSQGAPSAGAPAPKVVVDGQQVNVSGPVTCTTSGNTINIGIGDVANGVGAVVSTDNPPIVHSVGLGNVNGITLGFSDAAPNQGTNAGAAVDGKAYGIKGTASGVDMSNPDQPKSVTKSFEMSVTCP
- a CDS encoding alpha/beta fold hydrolase — translated: MAAQPFVTHATGGVRIVADRLGDPQSRAVVFLHGGGQTRRSWGRAAAAVAKRGWQAVTVDLRGHGESDWSSDGDYRVASFAADVHEVLHDLPPEPVLVGASLGGFTSMLLAGERSPGIASAVVLVDIVPNMNQSGANRIHAFMADRVKSGFGSLEEVADAIAEYNPHRPRPTDLQGLTTNLRRRGDRWYWHWDPQFISGTAAFPPIEVTDVDRMYAAVERILRDGVPMLLIRGQMSDLVSQNSADEFLARFPQVEFTDVRGAGHMVAGDRNDIFAEAVLNFLERHANR